From the genome of Papaver somniferum cultivar HN1 chromosome 2, ASM357369v1, whole genome shotgun sequence, one region includes:
- the LOC113351137 gene encoding phosphate transporter PHO1 homolog 5-like: MVPEWQGAYMDYASLRSILEDVRHFKFNTAHHLSHQRHHHGGVVGVYRTVSGLVIDRPILTITNSKTTTATTKTTATSTTTTTNRHHNQHGVFHHEEEPVILVHQIMHQKGDHDLEKGGSTHPDTTHHEKYETKFLMSDVEGGENELRFFKRLDGEFNKVNKFYKDKVDQVMNKAAVLTKQMDALIAFRVKIDDSDQAKFEHLCNEVAESAAAFSVSSETPTVPHSTGK; the protein is encoded by the coding sequence ATGGTGCCAGAATGGCAAGGAGCTTACATGGATTATGCATCCCTCAGATCCATCCTTGAAGATGTTAGACATTTCAAGTTCAATACCGCACACCACCTTTCTCATCAGCGTCATCATCATGGTGGAGTTGTTGGAGTGTACAGAACCGTCAGTGGCCTAGTGATTGATCGCCCCATCCTTACCATCACCAACTCTAAAACCACCACTGCTACTACTAAGACTACTGCAACTAGTACTACTACCACCACGAATCGACATCATAATCAACATGGGGTATTTCATCATGAAGAAGAACCAGTCATTTTAGTTCATCAAATCATGCACCAGAAAGGTGATCATGACCTAGAAAAAGGAGGGTCCACTCATCCAGATACTACCCATCATGAGAAATATGAGACTAAGTTTCTGATGTCAGATGTGGAAGGAGGAGAAAATGAATTAAGATTCTTCAAAAGACTTGATGGGGAGTTCAACAAAGTTAATAAGTTCTACAAAGACAAGGTTGATCAAGTTATGAACAAAGCTGCCGTGTTGACAAAGCAAATGGACGCATTGATTGCTTTTAGGGTCAAAATTGATGATTCTGATCAAGCAAAGTTTGAACACCTATGTAATGAAGTTGCTGAATCTGCTGCTGCATTCTCCGTCTCTTCAGAAACCCCCACTGTCCCCCACAGTACTGGTAAGTAA